The genomic window AGATTTCCATTTTTTTCGAGTATATTATCAGCTATTTCGATTACAGAATTAGATAAATCAATTGATCTTAGATGGTCTACATCTTTAATTCCACTTAATTGTGGTGAGGCATCTGAGATAACAACATCTGCTTTTCCATCAATAATATCTATTATTTTTTCCTGGATTTCGGGTTTTGTGAAATCTCCTCTAATAAAATGGAAGTTTTTTTCAGGGAATGGTTTAATTTTCTGAAGATCTACTCCTAAAACAATCCCTTCTTCACCTACTTTTTCAAGAGCTACTTGTGACCATCCTCCGGGAGCAGCTCCTAAATCTACTACTGCAGTTCCTTTTTTGATTATTTTATATTTTTTATCAAGTTGTGATAATTTAAAAGAAGCACGAGATCTATAGTCCTGTTCTTTGGATCGCTTATAATAAGGATCTTTCTTTTTTTCAACTTGCCATCTACTTCCCATTTAATCTTTCCTTAAATAGCTTTTTATTCTTTTTTGAAGTTCAATGCAGAACAAACTGGGCTTCCAATTTTTTTTATTTCAACATCTACTTCTCCTTCTTCTATAGTCATCAACA from Methanobrevibacter sp. TMH8 includes these protein-coding regions:
- a CDS encoding RlmE family RNA methyltransferase, with amino-acid sequence MGSRWQVEKKKDPYYKRSKEQDYRSRASFKLSQLDKKYKIIKKGTAVVDLGAAPGGWSQVALEKVGEEGIVLGVDLQKIKPFPEKNFHFIRGDFTKPEIQEKIIDIIDGKADVVISDASPQLSGIKDVDHLRSIDLSNSVIEIADNILEKNGNLLIKVFQGEEYKNLIESLRKKFKILKTTKPASSRKKSSEMYVIGLKYR